The Streptomyces nigra genome includes the window GGGATGCCGTCGGTGTCGGTGTAGGCGTGCATCACCGAGCGGGCCCCGCCCTCGCGGATCGCCATCTCGAACGGCGGCAGCAGCACGTCGGCGCGTTCGCGGGGGCCCACGGAGGTGGGGGCGAGGTTGCGTCCGGCGCGGGAGGCCGAGTAGCCGACGAAGTGCTTGAGGGTCGCGACGATCCCGGCGGACTCCAGGCCGGCCACATAGGCGGTGCCGATGGATCCGACGAGGTACGGGTCCTCGCCGATGGTCTCCTCGACCCGGCCCCAGCGGGCGTCGCGCACCACGTCGAGGACCGGGGCGAGGCCCTGGTGCACGCCGACGGACCGCATGTCACGGCCGATCGCCTCGGCCATCGCGCGGACCAGCGAGGGGTCGAAGGTGGCACCCCAGGACAGCGGGACGGGGTAGGCGGTGGCGCCCCAGGCGGCGAAGCCGGCCAGGCACTCGTCGTGGGCGAGGGCGGGGATGCCGAAGCGGTTCGCCGAGGCGATCCGGGCCTGGGTGCGCATCAGGGACAGCGCGCCGATGGCGGGGTCGACGGGCACGGTGCCGAAGGGCCGCGTGAGCTGGCCCAGACCGGTGGGGAGCAGCGCGTCGAGGTCGACGGCCTCCTCCATGTCGTGCTGGTGCGGGGCGACCTCGCCGCCCTGGTCGGAGGCGCCGACCCAGACGCCGTACAGCTGGGCGATCTTCTCCTGGAGGGTCATGGCGCCGATCAGCGCGTCGACCCGGGCGGCGACGGGGTGGGAGGGGTCGTTCCAGAGGGGGGTCTCGGGGGTGGTCTCTACGGCCACGTCGGTGTTCACTTTCCTCCGACACCCATCAGGCCCCGGACGAGGGCGCGACGGGCGAACAGGTAGACGAGCAGGATGGGCACCATGGACAGGACCACGGCTCCCAGCAGACCGGGGATGTCGATGCCGTGTTCGGTCTGGAAGTTGTACAGACCCAGCGTGACGACCTTGGTGGAGTCGGACTGGGTGAGGACCAGCGGGAACAGGAAGCCGTTCCACGCCTGGAGTGCCGAGAAGACGACGATCGTGGACAGCCCGCCCCGGGACAGCGGCATCACGAGCTGGAAGAACATGCGCAGCGGGCTCGCGCCGTCCATGGCCATGGCCTCGTAGAGCTCCGGGGATATGTCCCGCATGCTGCCGCTGAGGATGAGCGCCGACATCGGCAGACAGAACGCCGCCGTGGGCAGGATGACGCCCAGCAGGTTGTCGTACAGCCCGGCCTCGCTGATGAGGTAGAACATCGGCACGATGACGGCCTGGGCCGGGATCGCGAGGCCGAGCAGGAACAGCCGGAAGATCGCCGAGGTGGTCCGGCCGCGGCTGCGGACGATCGCGTAGGCGAGCGGCGGGACCAGCAGCAGCACGATGCCGATCACGCAGCCGGTGACGACGAGCGTGTTGACGAAGTACTGGCCGAAGCCCGAGTCGAAGGCGCCGGCGTAGTTGTCCAGGGTGAAGCTGTCGGGCAGGGAGACCGGGCCGTTCTCGGCGTAGTCCTGCCGGGTGCGCAGCGTCGCGGCGAGCATCACGTACAGCGGCAGACCGACGACGAACAGCCAGACGAGCGAGCCGGCGCCGGCCAGGTAGTTGGGGCGGCGCCTCATGACACACCCTCCATGGTGCTGCGCATCTTGTCGTAGCCGGACACCCGGACGACGACCAGCGAGATGATCGTGGCCGCGACCACCAGGGCCAGGGCGATCGCCGAGCCGGTGCCGAAGTCGAAGCCCTGGAACGCCTTGTCGTACATGTAGTAGGCGCTGATGGTGGTGTCGGTGCCGGGGCCGCCCTGGGTGAGGATCAGGACCGTCTCGAAGGTGGTCAGACCGCCGACGATCATCAGGATCATCGAGGTGATCATCGAGTTGCGCAGCTGCGGCAGCGTGATGTGGAAGAACTGGCGGTAGCGGCCGGCCCCGTCGATCTCCGCGGCCTGGTAGAGGACTTCGGGGACGGCACGGGCGGCGCCCTGGTAGATCAGCGTGTGGAACGGCGTGAACTGCCAGGTGCTGACGAACGCCAGGACGCCGATGGCGGTGGCCTGTTCGCCGAACAGGTTGCCGTCGCCGAACAGCCAGGTGGCCTCCGCGGGGATGCCGAAGTTCGGGTCGAGCAGCGCCCGCCAGAGCACGGAGACGGCCGTGGCGGACAGCAGCAGCGGGATGAAGTAGATGACCGACAGCACGGCGCGGTTGCGCTGGTTGCCGGCCGCCCAGACCCCGAGGACGATGCTGAGCGGTGTCTGGATGACGACGCCGAGCACGGTCAGGAGCAGGGTCAGCCAGATGCTGTTCAGCATCACCGGGTCGTCCATCAGGCGCGACCAGTTGTCCATGCCCACGAACTGGGGGGAGCTGATGCCGTCCCAGGTCATGAAGGACAGCACCGCCACCATGACCAGCGGGGCGATCGCGAAGAGGGCGAAGAACAGTGCGGCGGGCAGCGCCCAGGCGAAGCTCGGGCGGCCCACCTTCGTGGCGTTCGAGGCGGGCGGCCGCCGCCGGGCCCCCTTGCGGGGGCCGGCGGCGGGCCGGGCGCTCGTGATCTGTGTGGTCATGAGCCGTTCGTCAGTCGGTCGGGAGAGCCTGCATGGCCTTGATGAAGCCGTCCGTGTCGAGCTGTCCGTTGAAGAACTGCTGGATGGCCTTGTGCATGTCCGAGCTGGCCTTCTGCGGGTACGCCTGGTCCCACGACAGCTGGAACGACGGGGCGTCGGCGACCAGGTCGTACTGGAAGCGGGAGTACTTCGGGTCGGCGGCCTGGTCGAGGAAGTCCTTGGTGTTGGTGGTCGTCGGCAGGTTGCCGATGTCCATCTGCGCCTTGACGAAGTCGTCGGAGTACATGAGCTTCAGGAACTCGGCGACGGCCTCGGGGTGCTTGGTCTTCTTCATGACCGAGTAGTAGTTGTTGGTGTTGCCGGCCACGTTCTTCGGGTCGCCCTTGCCGCCGGAGACGGTCGGGAAGGCGGTGTAGCCGAGGCTCTTCTCGGCGAAGTCCGGGTGGTCGGTGAGCTGCTGGGAGTAGTACCAGGAGCCCATCAGCTCGAAGCCGGCCTTGCCGGAGGCGACCAGCTGGACGGAGCCGGCGTTGGTGTACTTGACCGAGTCGTAGTTCTTGCCGAAGGCCCCGGCGTCGACCAGTTCCCTGATCATGTCCAGCGCCTTCTTGCTGTCCGGGCTCTCCCAGGCGCTCTTGTCGCCGCCGAGGGCCTTCGCGAACAGCTCCGGGCCGGCCACGCGGTCGTAGAGGTACTGGAACCACATCTGGGTCGGCCAGATGTCGCCGCCGCCGAGCGCGATCGGGGTGACGCCCTTCGCCTTCAGCGCGCTGACGGCCTCGAGGAGCTCGTCCCAGGTCTTCGGCGGCTTCACGCCCGCCTCGTCGAGCACCTTCTTGTTGTGGAAGAGCAGGACGGGCTGGGTGCCGCGCATCGGGACGCCGTACGGCTTGCCGTCCACCACCGCGTTGTTGAACACGGAGGGCAGGAACTTGTTCTCCAGGTCCGGGTTCTTCTCGATGAAGTCGTCGAGCGGCATCAGGAGGCCGGCCTTGACGAACGGCTTGATGCTGCCGCCGCCCCAGTTGAAGAAGACGTCCGGGGCCTGCGGGGTGTTGATGATCGTCTGCAGCTTCTTCTGGTAGTCCGCACCGGGGAGGGTGTCGAGGACGACCTTGACGTCGGAGGTCTTGTTGAACTTCTCGACGAGCTGCTTCTCCACCTTGTTGGTGGCGTCCCCGTAGACCAGGACATGGATCTTGCCGTCGGACCCCGAGCCCCCGTCGCCGTCCCCACAGGCCGAGAGCGTCAGCGCGAGAGTGAGCGTCGCACCGCAGGCGACCAGTCTGGGCAAGCGCGCACGTGTCTTCATCGTTCGCCTTTCGAAAGTTTCGGCCTCATCGCCGAAAGTCCATGCGGTGGGACAGTAGGTCAGAGCCCACATCCGGTCAACGGTCATGTCGCTACTCGACCGAACCGTTACCGATCGGCGGTGGCCTATCCTGCGTTCATGCACGAAGACGAAGAGGTGAGCGGCAGAGTCACGTTGGCGGCGGTAGCGAAAGAAGCCGGTGTCTCCATGCCGACAGTTTCGAAGGTCCTGAACGGACGGACGGACGTCTCCCGCGCGACCCGCGCCAAGGTGGAGCACCTGCTCGAGGTCCACGGCTACCGGCGGCGCGCCCAGGCGGCGTCGCGCTCCCCGCTCATCGAGCTCGTCTTCCACGAACTGGAGAGCGTCTGGGCGATGGAGCTGATCAGGGGCGTGGAGAACGTCGCCCGGGACAACCGGGCGACCGTCGCGCTCACCGAGAGCGGCACCCGGCACACCCCCGGCCCCGACTGGCTGCCCGGAGTGCTGCAACGCCGGCCGATGGGCGTGGTGCTGGTCTTCTCGACCCTGCGCGAGGACGTCAAACGGCGGCTCAGGGCGGCGGCGATCCCCTTCGTCATCGTCGACCCTGCGGGCGACCCGGACCCGGACGTGCCCTCGGTCGGCTCCGCGAACTGGGCGGGCGGTCTCGCCGCCACCCGTCACCTCACGGACCTCGGGCACCGGCGCATCGCCATCGTCACCGGACCCGAGGACATGCTGTGCTCACTGGCCCGGCTCGACGGCTACCGCTCGGCGATGTCGATGGCCGGCCTGGAGTGCGACCCCCGGCTGACGCGCTTCGGCGACTTCCACGTCCAGGGCGGCTACGAGCACGCCATGTCCCTGCTGGACGGCCCCGACCGCCCCACGGCCATCTTCGCGGGCAGCGACCTCCAGGCGCTCGGCGTCCTGGAGGCGGCCCGCGTCAAGGGTCTGCGCGTGCCCGAGGACCTGTCGGTGGTCGGCTACGACGACGTGCCGCTCGCCCAGTGGTCGAGCCCGCCGCTCACCACCGTCCACCAGCCGCTGCGCACCATGGCCGAGGAGGCCGCCCGTATGCTCGTCCGCCCCGACGAACCCGGCACCGGCGCCCAGCGCATCGAACTCGCCACCCACCTGGTGATACGCCGGAGCACTGCACCACCGCGGCAGGGCTGAGCGCACACCGGACGCGGCCCTCGCGCGGGTTCGGCGTACGGGAAAGCCGGGCGGGCCGCGCGTGTGCGCGGCCCGCCCGGAAGGGGTCTGCCCCCGTCCCCTCCTCGGCGCGGGGGCGGACCCGTGGGGCGGCCGGGGGAGCCGCCGCCCCGGACTCCGGTCAGGCGCCGGGCAGCACGCCCGTGCGGGTCACCTCGGCGTACCAGCGGGCGCTGGCCTTCGGGATGCGCCTGCCGGTCGGGTAGTCCACGTACACCGCGCCGAAGCGCTTGCTGTAGCCGTGGGCCCACTCGAAGTTGTCCAGCAGGGACCACAGGAAGTAGCCCCGTACGTCGGAGCCGTCCGCGATGGCCCGGTGCACGGCGGCCAGGTGGTCGCGGACGTACGCGATCCGCGCCGGGTCGTTGACCCGCCCCTCCGGGTCGGCGTAGTCGTCGAACGCAGCGCCGTTCTCGGTGATCACCAGAGGCAGCCGCGGGAAGTCCTGCGACAGCCGGCGCAGCAGGTCGTACAGACCGGTGGCGTCGACGGCCCAGCCCATGGCGGTGGTGGGGCCGGGCGGCTGGTGGAAGGAGACCCTGTCGGCGGCCGGCCACGGGCTGTGCGGGCTGTTGCCGTGCCCGTCGGAGTTGTGCGTACCGCTGCCGTCCGTCTCGGAGACCAGCGTGGGCGTGTAGTAGTTGACGCCGAGGAAGTCCAGCGGCTGGTGGATCCGCTCCAGGTCCCCGTCGGCCACGAACGACCAGTCCGTCAGCGACGCCGTGTCCTTGAAGAGGTCCTCCGGGTAGGCGCCCTGGAGCATCGGGCCGGTGAAGACCCGGTTGGCGAGGGCGTCGATCCGGCGGGCCGCGTCGACGTCGGCCTCCCGTGTCGTCAACGGGCGGACGTGGTGGATGTTGAGCGTGACCGAGCACTGGGTGCCGGACGGCGTACGGTCGCGCACCGCCTGCACGGCCAGGCCGTGCGCCAGGTTGAGGTGGTGCGCGGCGCGCAGCGCGGCCACCGGGTCGGTCCGGCCGGGAGCGTGCACACCGGAGCCGTAGCCCAGGAAGGCGCTGCACCAGGGCTCGTTGAGCGTGGTCCAGGTCTTCACCCGGTCACCGAGGGCGTCGGCGGCGATCGCCGCGTACTCGGCGAACCGCTCGGCGGTGGCCCGCTCCGGCCAGCCGCCGGCGTCCTCCAGCTCCTGCGGCAGATCCCAGTGGTAGAGGGTGGCGACGGGCTGGATGCCCTTCTCCAGCAGCTCGTCCGTCAGACGCCGGTAGAAGTCCAGGCCCTTCTGCACGGCGGGGCCGCGCCCGGTGGGCTGGATACGGGGCCAGGCCAGCGAGAACCGGTAGGCGCCCAGGCCGAGTTCGGCCATGAGCGCGACGTCCTCGCGCCAGCGGTGGTAGTGGTCGGTGGCGATGTCACCGGTGTCGCCGTTGCGGACCCGTCCCGGCGTCCTGGCGTAGGTGTCCCAGATCGACGGCGTGCGCCCGTCCTCGGCGGCCGCCCCCTCGATCTGGTACGAGGCGGTCGCGGAGCCCCAGAGGAAGCCCTTGGGGAAGGTGCGGGTGCCGTCGATGCCGGACTCGCTCTGCTGTGCAGCGGTGACCACGGAAGTCCTTTCAGAAGTGGGGCCGTTCGCGTGGAGCGAAGGGCCGACACGGATTGAGCGGGCCCGGCGAGGTGCGGCCGGGCCGGTGTGCGGGGTCAGCCCTTGACGGCGCCGGCCATGATGCCGCTGACGATCTGCCGTCCGAAGACGATGAACATCGCCAGCAGCGGAAGCGTGCCGAGCAGCGCGCCCGCCATGATCAGCGACTGGTCGCGGACATAGCCGGCACTGAGCTGGGTGAGGGCGACCGGAACCGTCGGGTTGGTCATGTCGAGCACCACGAACGGCCAGAAGAAGTCGTTCCAGGCGTGCACGAACGTGATCA containing:
- a CDS encoding carbohydrate ABC transporter permease, with amino-acid sequence MRRRPNYLAGAGSLVWLFVVGLPLYVMLAATLRTRQDYAENGPVSLPDSFTLDNYAGAFDSGFGQYFVNTLVVTGCVIGIVLLLVPPLAYAIVRSRGRTTSAIFRLFLLGLAIPAQAVIVPMFYLISEAGLYDNLLGVILPTAAFCLPMSALILSGSMRDISPELYEAMAMDGASPLRMFFQLVMPLSRGGLSTIVVFSALQAWNGFLFPLVLTQSDSTKVVTLGLYNFQTEHGIDIPGLLGAVVLSMVPILLVYLFARRALVRGLMGVGGK
- a CDS encoding carbohydrate ABC transporter permease, coding for MTTQITSARPAAGPRKGARRRPPASNATKVGRPSFAWALPAALFFALFAIAPLVMVAVLSFMTWDGISSPQFVGMDNWSRLMDDPVMLNSIWLTLLLTVLGVVIQTPLSIVLGVWAAGNQRNRAVLSVIYFIPLLLSATAVSVLWRALLDPNFGIPAEATWLFGDGNLFGEQATAIGVLAFVSTWQFTPFHTLIYQGAARAVPEVLYQAAEIDGAGRYRQFFHITLPQLRNSMITSMILMIVGGLTTFETVLILTQGGPGTDTTISAYYMYDKAFQGFDFGTGSAIALALVVAATIISLVVVRVSGYDKMRSTMEGVS
- a CDS encoding ABC transporter substrate-binding protein produces the protein MKTRARLPRLVACGATLTLALTLSACGDGDGGSGSDGKIHVLVYGDATNKVEKQLVEKFNKTSDVKVVLDTLPGADYQKKLQTIINTPQAPDVFFNWGGGSIKPFVKAGLLMPLDDFIEKNPDLENKFLPSVFNNAVVDGKPYGVPMRGTQPVLLFHNKKVLDEAGVKPPKTWDELLEAVSALKAKGVTPIALGGGDIWPTQMWFQYLYDRVAGPELFAKALGGDKSAWESPDSKKALDMIRELVDAGAFGKNYDSVKYTNAGSVQLVASGKAGFELMGSWYYSQQLTDHPDFAEKSLGYTAFPTVSGGKGDPKNVAGNTNNYYSVMKKTKHPEAVAEFLKLMYSDDFVKAQMDIGNLPTTTNTKDFLDQAADPKYSRFQYDLVADAPSFQLSWDQAYPQKASSDMHKAIQQFFNGQLDTDGFIKAMQALPTD
- a CDS encoding LacI family DNA-binding transcriptional regulator; translated protein: MHEDEEVSGRVTLAAVAKEAGVSMPTVSKVLNGRTDVSRATRAKVEHLLEVHGYRRRAQAASRSPLIELVFHELESVWAMELIRGVENVARDNRATVALTESGTRHTPGPDWLPGVLQRRPMGVVLVFSTLREDVKRRLRAAAIPFVIVDPAGDPDPDVPSVGSANWAGGLAATRHLTDLGHRRIAIVTGPEDMLCSLARLDGYRSAMSMAGLECDPRLTRFGDFHVQGGYEHAMSLLDGPDRPTAIFAGSDLQALGVLEAARVKGLRVPEDLSVVGYDDVPLAQWSSPPLTTVHQPLRTMAEEAARMLVRPDEPGTGAQRIELATHLVIRRSTAPPRQG
- a CDS encoding GH1 family beta-glucosidase, producing the protein MVTAAQQSESGIDGTRTFPKGFLWGSATASYQIEGAAAEDGRTPSIWDTYARTPGRVRNGDTGDIATDHYHRWREDVALMAELGLGAYRFSLAWPRIQPTGRGPAVQKGLDFYRRLTDELLEKGIQPVATLYHWDLPQELEDAGGWPERATAERFAEYAAIAADALGDRVKTWTTLNEPWCSAFLGYGSGVHAPGRTDPVAALRAAHHLNLAHGLAVQAVRDRTPSGTQCSVTLNIHHVRPLTTREADVDAARRIDALANRVFTGPMLQGAYPEDLFKDTASLTDWSFVADGDLERIHQPLDFLGVNYYTPTLVSETDGSGTHNSDGHGNSPHSPWPAADRVSFHQPPGPTTAMGWAVDATGLYDLLRRLSQDFPRLPLVITENGAAFDDYADPEGRVNDPARIAYVRDHLAAVHRAIADGSDVRGYFLWSLLDNFEWAHGYSKRFGAVYVDYPTGRRIPKASARWYAEVTRTGVLPGA